Genomic segment of Pongo pygmaeus isolate AG05252 chromosome 1, NHGRI_mPonPyg2-v2.0_pri, whole genome shotgun sequence:
TATTTCTAACATCTTATTCACAGGTGGGCTGGGCTGATAAAGATATTACAACTTTTTTCATTAAAGTCTTTTTGTCACGTATTACATCTCTTCATTTTTCATCTACATGTGACTTCAGGGTCTGAGGGTTTgagttttgggggttttgttcTTTGTGTGTTCATATCTGCCCTATCAGACCTGTTGTCTGTATAAGGCATTTACCTTTAAAATCTCTACCTCTTTCTTATAGACTGTGATTGAATGTTTTATTCTTATAGACTGTAAAGTTATCTTTCTTGGGGGCTGCTTCTTTGCCAAACAGAATGAAAATCAATTGGTAGTGTTTTTCTGGCTGGTATAAGTTATCCATAGTCACAAAGCGTGGGGacaggggaaaggaaggagttTCTGGCCATCAACTAAACAGGTCTATGGGCAATTTGCTTCATTTGTCTAACTTTTTACTTAAAAGAAGCAGCCACTGAATTGGTATAATGATAATGATgttccttatttatttctttccagaTTGTACAAATCATTtcccaatttaaaattttatgtttaaaatttggAGCATTGAAAAAGCAACTCCTCATGGTTCAATGTTTGGTTAAAGGCCCAGCACCCACTGTGAATAATCATTTATTCAGAAATGTGATATTAATCCCATGGATTGGCTTAGTTTTTGATCCCCTTCTTTGCTCTTAGTGTGAGTATGTGTATTGGAATCATTGGCTGTGTTCACCTAACctgtttgtgtttctctaattTCAGCATGTGGCAAATTGATGAAAATCACAGGCCCAGTTACAGTCAAGACATCTGGAACCCGATTTGGTGCTTGGATGACAGACCCTTTAGCATCTGAAAAAAACAACAGAGTATGTTTCTCCCACAAACACCTTTGCTTAGAATTAAGTTCTGcttacactttttcttttctggactATTCATTTTCTTCAGGGATATTTGTTTGTACTTGAAAACTgttacataatttgcaaatattttctgtttgatAATATTAACATATCTAAGAAAGAATGACAAATCTGTTTTGGTAAAATGTTCCGTCTTCTAATTCATCAGTTTCacaaatctaatttttatttattttagtcatGTTTTATGCTTGAAAAGCTCTAACTTCCTGTATACTCTTTCTAAAATATGTTTAGTATGAAAACATAGCACTAAATAAGTGAAAAACTCAAGGGCAAACTTCCCTGCGTACTCTTTCTAAAATATGTTCTTTAGTATGAAAAAATAGGACTAAATAAGTGAAAAACTCAAGGGCAAAACCAATTTACTAAATAAGCCTAAATATCCCTGGAGTCtagaagtaattttaaaagaaatagtgcTGAAACTTCTGGGGGATATTTTCATAAGTTGACAATGCCTGTGCTATATAAATCAATATACTAGAAATTTGCCATAGCTCTATTTATGTCCTATTACAGAACTCAGTAAAAATTAAGATTCTCTAGGGTTACTTCTAAATGAGGTTAGTTATTCAGTTAGTAAAATGgtttctttaaaatgtagttgTACTTACAGGCTAGCCCAATAAACAAGTGTTTCTAGAAGATTCTATGGTACTTATTTcaatcaaatatgaaaaactagactatacatttttttcagggCAAGAGATAGAATAAATGTAATTTGCCGAAGGTTATATTTGTTGTAGTTTTCACTGATGGCATTATTTATCAGGTGTTGTAATTTGCATTTACATATGTTTGGTTCACTCAGTGATATGCACCAAATGGtcaggaatttaaaaaacaaagaaagaaaaagcaaaaaagcaaattaatgtCAAGGTAGTAAattcagttatttcttttccacACAAACAGACCATAGCAATATTTTTACAAAAGCCTGAAATACATTGCAGCAGGTCAGCAGTAAGACAGTGTGGCTTCCAGAGCCTGagagttataataataataagtgctGACTTTCACTGTCTTTCTTTTGGAATTATCAGAAAAGTACAGAATTTAGTcactccatttatttttttccttcttctcaggTCTGGTACATGGACAGTTATACTAACAATAAAATTGTTCGTGAATACAAATCAATTGCAGACTTTGTCAGTGGGGCTGAATCAAGGACATACAACCTTCCTTTCAAGTGGGCAGGAACTAACCATGTTGTCTACAATGGCTCACTCTATTTTAACAAGTATCAGAGTAATATCATCATCAAATACAGCTTTGATATGGGGAGAGTGCTTGCCCAACGAAGTCTGGAGTATGCTGGTTTTCATAATGTTTACCCCTACACATGGGGTGGATTCTCTGACATCGACCTAATGGCTGATGAAATCGGGCTGTGGGCTGTGTATGCAACTAACCAGAATGCAGGCAATATTGTCATCAGCCAACTTAACCAAGATACCTTGGAGGTGATGAAGAGCTGGAGCACTGGCTACCCCAAGAGAAGTGCAGGGGAATCTTTCATGATCTGTGGGACACTGTATGTCACCAACTCCCACTTAACTGGAGCCAAGGTGTATTATTCCTATTCCACCAAAACCTCCACATATGAGTACACagacattcccttccataaccAATACTTTCACATATCCATGCTTGACTACAATGCAAGAGATCGAGCTCTCTATGCCTGGAACAATGGCCACCAGGTCCTGTTCAATGTCACCCTTTTCCATATCATCAAGACAGAGGATGACACATAGGCAAATGTGATATGTTTTCATTGATCTAAACAGTGTAATTTGTGATAAACTCTATAGGAccccttctgtttttttcttcactaTTGTTTTCATCATTTCTCCAAAGCAAAGCATTTTTATTGTAAAGTTGGTGTttcaaaaaaatagctgagcTTGTCTAACTTACCATGTTGGAAACACATCTTAACTTCTAAATTTACAAGGCCTATCATGTCCTTGTTGTGaaaagcactaaaaaaaaaagagtttaagtGGCTAAAGTCATAGTTTTGCAAGAGATTAATGATCTGCCTTATGTTAGAGTCAGAGACTAATGGTGGCTTAAATgcatgaatgtctttttttttttaaaactgtcattTTTTACTGTCTTTTGCTCCATATCAGGAAATATTTTGGTAGGAATTAGAAGAACAAAAAGCACTTTTAtcccatttatttctttaaaaaatgtaaggatttcattttattgaaaaataatattaatcatTTTGCTGTTAACACAACTCTCTGATGCGGTGCTGTACAGTCATTTTTAAATCTCTTGCTAACATTTTATTGGCAGTATGTATTTCTACCATTGTAACCACCATTGTGCTATTGTATCTCTTCACTTCCGtgaaagtaatattttttataaaatacactGAAATTTAATCTCAGTAATCGAGTCCATTTTCAAGTGTGGTCAAGAATAATCTTCTTGGCTTACCCCTTTACATAAGCATtataaactaaaatgaaaacCAAACCAGACACCTTACATAGAGTCTTTATTTTACCCCAAGTTTATTGGGCCACTGACATTGAATGCAACAACTGATTTCGTACAATTGAGTTACTCTGTTCACTCCACTGATGCAACCCATATAGTTTCTTGCACAAGGTGCATCATGATTCCAAATATTGGATTTGAGTTGACTCTACTCATTTATTATACACTAAAGAAATTTTGTTCTTCATAGTTAAATGTACTagcatttaatttatatttcacatACAACTTGCAATAATGAAATTCCTTATGTCAGGACCCTGAAAATAAGCACATTTGAAAACtcttagaaagaaaaatttctgTAATGTCCTCTAGATTTAGATTATGAGCCCTGAGGAGTTATTGGCAAGAtttgtgtaaaataaaatatggagagACTTGGGAGTTGTCTTTTTGGTTTCAAAAGTGTAAATAAccaattcagaaaacaaaatggaaaaacaaccCCTTGTTACCTTGATTCACTGTATGTG
This window contains:
- the OLFM3 gene encoding noelin-3 isoform X3; the protein is MSQSIEVLNLRTQRDFQYVLKMETQMKGLKAKFRQIEDDRKTLMTKHFQELKEKMDELLPLIPVLEQYKTDAKLITQFKEEIRNLSAVLTGIQEEIGAYDYEELHQRVLSLETRLRDCMKKLTCGKLMKITGPVTVKTSGTRFGAWMTDPLASEKNNRVWYMDSYTNNKIVREYKSIADFVSGAESRTYNLPFKWAGTNHVVYNGSLYFNKYQSNIIIKYSFDMGRVLAQRSLEYAGFHNVYPYTWGGFSDIDLMADEIGLWAVYATNQNAGNIVISQLNQDTLEVMKSWSTGYPKRSAGESFMICGTLYVTNSHLTGAKVYYSYSTKTSTYEYTDIPFHNQYFHISMLDYNARDRALYAWNNGHQVLFNVTLFHIIKTEDDT
- the OLFM3 gene encoding noelin-3 isoform X2, encoding MQATSNLLNLLLLSLLAGLDPSKTQISPKEGWQVYSSAQDPDGRCICTVVAPEQNLCSRDAKSRQLRQLLEKVQNMSQSIEVLNLRTQRDFQYVLKMETQMKGLKAKFRQIEDDRKTLMTKHFQELKEKMDELLPLIPVLEQYKTDAKLITQFKEEIRNLSAVLTGIQEEIGAYDYEELHQRVLSLETRLRDCMKKLTCGKLMKITGPVTVKTSGTRFGAWMTDPLASEKNNRVWYMDSYTNNKIVREYKSIADFVSGAESRTYNLPFKWAGTNHVVYNGSLYFNKYQSNIIIKYSFDMGRVLAQRSLEYAGFHNVYPYTWGGFSDIDLMADEIGLWAVYATNQNAGNIVISQLNQDTLEVMKSWSTGYPKRSAGESFMICGTLYVTNSHLTGAKVYYSYSTKTSTYEYTDIPFHNQYFHISMLDYNARDRALYAWNNGHQVLFNVTLFHIIKTEDDT
- the OLFM3 gene encoding noelin-3 isoform X1, whose translation is MSPPLLKLGAVLSTMAMISNWMSQTLPSLVGLNTTRLSTPDTLTQISPKEGWQVYSSAQDPDGRCICTVVAPEQNLCSRDAKSRQLRQLLEKVQNMSQSIEVLNLRTQRDFQYVLKMETQMKGLKAKFRQIEDDRKTLMTKHFQELKEKMDELLPLIPVLEQYKTDAKLITQFKEEIRNLSAVLTGIQEEIGAYDYEELHQRVLSLETRLRDCMKKLTCGKLMKITGPVTVKTSGTRFGAWMTDPLASEKNNRVWYMDSYTNNKIVREYKSIADFVSGAESRTYNLPFKWAGTNHVVYNGSLYFNKYQSNIIIKYSFDMGRVLAQRSLEYAGFHNVYPYTWGGFSDIDLMADEIGLWAVYATNQNAGNIVISQLNQDTLEVMKSWSTGYPKRSAGESFMICGTLYVTNSHLTGAKVYYSYSTKTSTYEYTDIPFHNQYFHISMLDYNARDRALYAWNNGHQVLFNVTLFHIIKTEDDT